From the genome of Solanum pennellii chromosome 6, SPENNV200:
aaaaaagagagAATGCATGCACAAGAATTATATATTATAGtgataatattattgttgatagTTTCTCATGTTTGTAATTGTGGCAAATTAATTTaagttatgaaataattatgacTTACCAAAGCATATTGAAGTTGCTTATTTTCCTCCTCCAGAATTTGATCCTGAATTATTTCCCACAAATAAATGAATAGATATTAGTAATTTATACCACAAATTTCTCATTTTCGATGTCGCATTCGTATTGAAttgttcaaaaatatattatttttaacgGATTTGACACAGAATACTTATTATTTGCGCACTTACATTTTTCCTGACCATCCTCAAGATTTCAGACTGTCCAAaagtaaatatgaaaacaaaaaaaggatatcaaaaatcaaagtataattaattaagatatgataaaaattagggaaaattaattaattagttaaccTGCTTGGCACTGATACTAGAAAGTCCATTTTGTAAGGCTTCTTCCATAATTATAAGCTCTTTATGGGTAAGTTGATTGATATCTTCTCCTTTGAGGTGCCTGTACACATATATAATCTTgtacatcaataaaataatataaaaggagaattattaattaattaaaaatagtgaaattaaTTACCTGAGCTTAACCTGCATACTGTCATTCTCTTTCTTGATTCTATCAATTTCATTACTCAAATTCTGTATTATTAAGCATTTccatttattcaaaaaaaaaaaaagcacaagAGTAAATTGTTATATGCAAATTAATTATCACAACTCGTTTGGTTGAGAATAAATTACTCAATGATTAGTTATTTTTAGATACACAGATCTTATTCCTAACTAGTCGAGATCGAGTGGTAGTTTCCGAAAAACAGTTAGAACAAATTCTCCAATcaaaatttgttcttttttactaaatatttatcaaaaaaaattaacagtACAAAGAAATtgcatgaaaaaagaaaaaaaaaaaaagaaaaagacagatcatatgattttgtgttattttttttccagatcTATTGATAGATGTAACATTTCATACAGAATTTCTGTTCCTTAAAGAAGCATTCATAATATTCAGTAAAAATAGGGATCTACAAAGCTACATAAACATCCTATTTGTAGATCTACTcctatatttcatttttcaactcatttaacataattttagcaacaaaaaaataaaaaaataaacattatacCTCATGCTTAGCATCCCATAGTCTCCTCCCAGAAGCTTTTTGATAACCATCCAACATATCACTtatcctttaatattatttaaaaaaaataaaaaattcaacaaactaataaaatcattaaaaaaaaattaggttaaaaaataaaaattgacttACGTAGTAGAAGGGCTACAATATTCATGCATCTTGCCAGAACTAGCAAAGATTATAAGTGAAACCTTAGCTTCACAAAGAACAGTAATTTCTTTAGCTTTCTTGATTATaccatttcttctttttgaatAAGTTACTTGCCTGTTGTTTGTGTTTTCTATTCTCTTTATCTCTATTTTACCTCTCCCCATGATGATCACTTGCTagtaatttttcttcttcttcttgaaattgaataagtttgaagattttttttatagaggAAAATAATTAATGGTATTTTCTATTAGAGGTTTGGTAGACCACAAACTTTATATCTTCTCAGCAAAGTAGGGTTTTTTATGGGCATTTGACAATGCCAAACCACTGATTAATATCTTGTCCTTTTGATACTACCTTTATTGGCTTGTtaaaattatacattaaaaaacATCTTACCCCTATGTTACACTTTTTTATCCTTAGGTCTTTCCTTTCCattttctaattaaatttacaaactattactataattattaagaTTAAAATAGTTGAATTGAATACTCATTTAAGATGTTCGTAAGATTTAGATCATCTGaatctaaatatatataaaaaaaatctttaaaattatatgacGATTGATGGTGGTGATGACTAGCATCATCTTGTGAGTATTGGGTTGTGGTGATGACATCTAATAGTTGGTTGATGGTTGTATAGTTAGATAATTGTGCTAGATTATATTGTGAAGATTAATAACGTTGGTGATTGACGATATATAGTCGTAACAAATGATGATGATTGATGTAGCTATTGTGTGGTAATGGTGGtgataatgattaaaaaaaatgatagactAGTGTGTTAATGACTAATTGTAGTGATGAACAATATTAATTGTAACTCAACATAATCGTTATAGGTGATGATAATTGATATTCGTCTATTGTAATGATTAGACAATAGTTGATAATGATAGAAAATGATGGAAGGCGTAAATGGATGTAATTAGTGAATCATATTATATCTTTGCataaattcttaaataaaaaacttaatgaTATTACAACTTTGTTACACAAATCTATTTAGGCTTACCAAGGGGTTgaatgacataaaaaaaaaacacaaatgcACATGATTAAgatataaaataacatattaagATTCATATATAAAAAGCAAATAGATTAAATTGACATTTTAATTAAGTGCAAATAAGTAAGGATTAAATATTGACATAGTTGCTTTAAACAAACACTTTGAAATAGTcatcttaaaattattttttcttctcttccaATTGATCACGGTATTGATAAAGACCCAAAAGAAACCTAATTGGTCATTAATTAGAAGACATAATACTACTTCTTACAACCTAAGCCTAAACGAGTACTTCCTCTGTTTCAATTTAattgtattattcttttttatccatttaaaatttaatttttttcctatacTTAATAAGTTGACAATGCAAACATTCTACATGTAAGTTTAAAATTACAAGATTCAAAGAACATTTCATTACATTACACACACATTTTAAAGTAATAAAGAATTGTAAGATTATAGaatctctttgttattttttaaattacgtGTTATCGTGTTCAATCAAACTAAAATACTTAAATTGAAACGAAAGGAATATTGTAACCTAGTTTGATTTGAACGTGTTAAAGGGTCTAGTCATATCAAAAGGACATAGTGTAAAGATTGTAGAATATATGTAAGTTGGAATTTGATCGACAACTTTagtataattttgaatataGCGTAGACCTTGCAAGAGTCTTGTCTAGGTGCcttgaataaatgaaattaatccaaTCTAAACcatcaaatcaaaatcaaaatgtttttgttttgtCATAATAGTAATAGGTTTGAAAGGGTCAATGAGgggaaattttcttaaaatgtcTATTATCCATCAAATGAAGGAAAATTCTGagataaaaaatcaaacaaaagacCAAGAATATAAGTAGTAGACCTAGGTTTAGGTTTTGATTGATGTTCTAATTTTAATTGCATTGGGTTTTAGGCAAAAACTCAATCATTTGCCTTGTGGACAATTTTATGTGTCTTGGTCCAAAAATTGTAGTCTGGACAAACAAGTTCTTTAGCTTCTTGGAAAATCAAATAGTGcatgaagtattttttttttaatttcaaagagttataaaaaatgtaaaacaaaacaagattttgtttttgtttctaaaagAATATTGTAAGCTAATCAATAATAtgttcatttatattttaaataaaagatacTGAAGTTTCATTCTTTTCCTAACTAATATATTATATGGGGTGTATAATATGCGGAAAAAATACCTTATATAGGTGGTTGTCAACTAGGGTTGTTCATGGCTATGgttaaaacataaaattgaatCACAATCCCTGATTTAAGAACTTGGTAGATTtggttttaaaatattgaaaatagatactagttgatttgattttgattttattaaaaaacaatcgcaaaaataactaaatcgaaccaataaattagatatataaattttataattatttatatattattcgtaaataaaatataaatattttgttaaacttTAGTTAACTCAAGTCTTTAACTTTATGGTGTTCACACGCTCAACACTTCAATTTTATCCCAACTATTACAATCCTAGGTCCAAGTCCATCAAAGTCCTTTACTTTAGTCTTTACCTACCCCACCTCACATAAGATagtcatattttcttttaattgaaTCAATTTGTTCGTGTAATAATAACTTTAGTATTGCTTATTTAAACCAACAATAACTTTCACGTGAATTAATCATGTACTAGGTGTTTGTGTCTATCGaaacacataagtcatcaaaaaatttattacttttaaatcgaaaaaaaggagaaaaaaggaaGATGAATTATTATAGTATGTAGTGCATGAATAatactattttttataatattgatacattacataactatttatataatattgacATATTACATATACATCCATGCaatcatttttattgaatttttcaaaGGAAAAACTATATAACTGGACATACTTGACTATTATATATACTATCATTATCTATACTTTCACAATATTACGTATTTTATCACTAATTAAGAGTTTCATATCATATATTGAGTAAAATGCACTTAGATGCGTGCATTTTTGCTatcaaatacataaaaataggGAGAGAGACGAGCAAGATTGGGGAGGGAGGCAAGCGAGTTTTGTGTGTATCCAGATAAATAAGAATCAGACTAGATACACAGTAGATATAGTTTGACTCACATGTATTAGAGATACCAAATATACgggaggcgagcgagatttgttatgtatctcAGATATATGTGAATCCACTTGAATACAATGTATCTAGAATAAATTACATCTAATTTTGACCCATATATCCAAAATATATGAATCTGAACATATCTAGAAACATTAAAATCTGATAAGATAcgtaatattataaatttatgtatatttaagTAACTGATATCTAAAACTAGTAATATTTCGTAAATTTTCCTCTTCCCTTTTTAtcacttataaaattatataagaagccttcttttttgaaaaatagaaattGGCTATAACTAATGTAAACAATTCTCTTGAATCGTTCATTTGTGTAAGCCATATGAAACTTCAAGCAAAAAGTTAAATTTGACTTTGGCAAGACTAGCTTCACACATCATATAAAGTATTTTGAGACagatataaaatatatcctttaattttataatttagagGGATATTCTTATAATCTGATCAAAATTtaacctaaataaaataaaattcaaccGCTCTTATACTTAGCCTGCATTCCAATTATTTAGACATAGGATGCTAGCTAAttcgataatttttttttatcaccaCTACAAAATGATGATTGAATAAAAGAGGGATCGTTTTTCTCTGAATTGGATAGGATC
Proteins encoded in this window:
- the LOC107022705 gene encoding floral homeotic protein PMADS 2, yielding MGRGKIEIKRIENTNNRQVTYSKRRNGIIKKAKEITVLCEAKVSLIIFASSGKMHEYCSPSTTISDMLDGYQKASGRRLWDAKHENLSNEIDRIKKENDSMQVKLRHLKGEDINQLTHKELIIMEEALQNGLSSISAKQSEILRMVRKNDQILEEENKQLQYALHQKEMGAIGGSGNMRGIHEEVYHQRERDYEYQMPFGLRVQPMQPNLHERM